The genomic segment AAGAGCAACGTATTCATTCAACGTGTGCATCATCTATCACTATCAATAAATGCCTTCTCAATTTGAACTCTTAAACTGCCTCCCGTGTCTGCAATAAAACATTTTTTGGCATGTTTGGCCAAGAAGACACCTCAAACTGAATGGATTTTAAAACAAGGAACTCCAGACAGCTCCATCCCCTTCACCACACTTTTCGTgaacaaatttgattttttccACGGATTTGCAGATCCCACTGCAGCTCCAATCAAATGATGCAACGCAGACATTGCCTGCCTGTGCCTTCCACTCACAATCTGCAGTTGTGCATTTGAATAAAAAAGAATCCCAGTCACAACCATTTCCAATTATAAGACTTAGGCGTGAGCACTCATTATTTAATGTTATCATAGAATATGATGGCATAAAAACTTTCTAGATCTTGAACATTTTGTATTATGTTGAAAAATTAAAGTAAATGGTAGAAGCACACGACATGCACCATGATTACCTTTTAGAATCACAAGAATTGAACTTTTTGTTAGGTATGGCTACTAGACATTCCTAATCAATATTAGTTCTAAAAACAGTACCTGGTGGAGTACCACAGCACATATTGCGGTCATCAATGTGTTCAGCTTCAAGACCAATGAACCATGCACCAAGCGATACATCTTCATTGGCGTACTTATGCAATATGGGTCTGCAGTCAAAAACAGCATCTCAGAACTTTGACCATGAAATGTCAAAGAGTGACCACATGAAATATTTCAACAATTTCAAGAGCTAATTTTTGTCTAGCAATATTCAGATATCTCACCCTTAAACACTTGTCAAATTTTAATTACAGAATATTGTTTGATTAGTTCCAATACTTTAATTACAAATTCCAAGAATATATCATTTATATCGGACCAAAATAAAAGATAGGTTCAAAATTGTTTTCAGAATATTGCATTCTGACACGAAAAATAAGTTACTACTTTCAATTTTGGCATGGATATGTTAAATCCAGAATCTTCCATAATCCAAGGATAAGAACTCTAACCACGTAATATTTTACACTAAAATATAGCTTACTGATTGATGGAAATATATGTAGCTAGATCTTTGGAGATTGCATAGATCTGCCCAGTAGCATGTCGGAAGTATTTGTTCCCTTCTTCTCCAAATTTCCAGTATTCTGGTTCATGGTATTTGACACTCCTAGAAAATAAGAGTAAAGAAATCAGTACTAATAAATATATTGATGAACAAACTAAATTCATATGATAGCTCCAAGGGGATTACTTTTGAGAAAGAACAGGTCCAGACTTCATACAACCAATGTAGACTCTTGGCTTTGAACGGTGTCGGGCTAAAGTGGTAGCTAGCATACCTGCACAGAAAAAACGTGTAAAATACTCAAGCTTGGTAAGGGATTGAAATTGTGTATAAAACAATTAACAGAAATTATTGAAGAATCAAAAGACTGCATACCTAAATTGACGTGAACATCATCATCGACCTTTACATAGAAATCGGCATCCCATTTTGCAACTGCTGTAGAGAAGTAAATTTTTGTCTTGGCAGATAATTCATGATAACCTTCAACATGTTCCTGCAAAATAAGGCAATATTAATACCACATTCATTTCATAACCATTTTCACTTTCTCACAAAAAGAGCTCCATTTCTTACCAGTCTAAGGAAATCTTTATGTTGAGCATCTTCCGAATCAATGGCTCTGTCTAAAATGCTATTGGATGTTGCACTGAGCAAATAGTAACTCAGGTCAGTTCCAGAAGGAAGCACACTAGCACTATAATAATTGGTTTTCACAACTTTCATAAAATGTATAAAATACACCATAACACATCAAATCAGAAATTTTCTAGTACATCTATTTTATGTATGTCATCTCAGGTTGTGTTAGTGTCCCACCATCATTTGAATTCTAGGATTGATATTTCTAATGTTGCAATGGTAGAAGTTTGTTTCGGTGCAACATAAACATACAATAAAAATACATAATGGCAAACCAAAAATGT from the Humulus lupulus chromosome X, drHumLupu1.1, whole genome shotgun sequence genome contains:
- the LOC133807134 gene encoding beta-1,3-galactosyltransferase 7-like isoform X8, whose amino-acid sequence is MKGRSSGRISAKWIPFVCMSSFFLGVLITIRVWTPPESNNQLISSRRHEQELQVVTEDCATKKPVQEKDVMNEIYKTHKSIQSLDKQMAMIQMELAATRSSREMGLSEGSDTKPTLPQEGTPRKKVFIVIGINTAFSSRKRRDSVRETWMPQGEKLLQLEREKGIVIRFTIGHSATSNSILDRAIDSEDAQHKDFLRLEHVEGYHELSAKTKIYFSTAVAKWDADFYVKVDDDVHVNLGMLATTLARHRSKPRVYIGCMKSGPVLSQKSVKYHEPEYWKFGEEGNKYFRHATGQIYAISKDLATYISINQPILHKYANEDVSLGAWFIGLEAEHIDDRNMCCGTPPDCEWKAQAGNVCVASFDWSCSGICKSVEKIKFVHEKCGEGDGAVWSSLF
- the LOC133807134 gene encoding beta-1,3-galactosyltransferase 7-like isoform X7, whose amino-acid sequence is MKGRSSGRISAKWIPFVCMSSFFLGVLITIRVWTPPESNNQLISSRRHEQELQVVTEDCATKKKPVQEKDVMNEIYKTHKSIQSLDKQMAMIQMELAATRSSREMGLSEGSDTKPTLPQEGTPRKKVFIVIGINTAFSSRKRRDSVRETWMPQGEKLLQLEREKGIVIRFTIGHSATSNSILDRAIDSEDAQHKDFLRLEHVEGYHELSAKTKIYFSTAVAKWDADFYVKVDDDVHVNLGMLATTLARHRSKPRVYIGCMKSGPVLSQKSVKYHEPEYWKFGEEGNKYFRHATGQIYAISKDLATYISINQPILHKYANEDVSLGAWFIGLEAEHIDDRNMCCGTPPDCEWKAQAGNVCVASFDWSCSGICKSVEKIKFVHEKCGEGDGAVWSSLF
- the LOC133807134 gene encoding beta-1,3-galactosyltransferase 7-like isoform X1; amino-acid sequence: MKGRSSGRISAKWIPFVCMSSFFLGVLITISSSRVWTPPESNNQLISSRRHEQELQVVTEDCATKKKPVQEKDVMNEIYKTHKSIHRVRSLDKQMAMIQMELAATRSSREMGLSEGSDTKPTLPQEGTPRKKVFIVIGINTAFSSRKRRDSVRETWMPQGEKLLQLEREKGIVIRFTIGHSATSNSILDRAIDSEDAQHKDFLRLEHVEGYHELSAKTKIYFSTAVAKWDADFYVKVDDDVHVNLGMLATTLARHRSKPRVYIGCMKSGPVLSQKSVKYHEPEYWKFGEEGNKYFRHATGQIYAISKDLATYISINQPILHKYANEDVSLGAWFIGLEAEHIDDRNMCCGTPPDCEWKAQAGNVCVASFDWSCSGICKSVEKIKFVHEKCGEGDGAVWSSLF
- the LOC133807134 gene encoding beta-1,3-galactosyltransferase 7-like isoform X6; protein product: MKGRSSGRISAKWIPFVCMSSFFLGVLITIRVWTPPESNNQLISSRRHEQELQVVTEDCATKKPVQEKDVMNEIYKTHKSIHRVRSLDKQMAMIQMELAATRSSREMGLSEGSDTKPTLPQEGTPRKKVFIVIGINTAFSSRKRRDSVRETWMPQGEKLLQLEREKGIVIRFTIGHSATSNSILDRAIDSEDAQHKDFLRLEHVEGYHELSAKTKIYFSTAVAKWDADFYVKVDDDVHVNLGMLATTLARHRSKPRVYIGCMKSGPVLSQKSVKYHEPEYWKFGEEGNKYFRHATGQIYAISKDLATYISINQPILHKYANEDVSLGAWFIGLEAEHIDDRNMCCGTPPDCEWKAQAGNVCVASFDWSCSGICKSVEKIKFVHEKCGEGDGAVWSSLF
- the LOC133807134 gene encoding beta-1,3-galactosyltransferase 7-like isoform X5, encoding MKGRSSGRISAKWIPFVCMSSFFLGVLITISSSRVWTPPESNNQLISSRRHEQELQVVTEDCATKKPVQEKDVMNEIYKTHKSIQSLDKQMAMIQMELAATRSSREMGLSEGSDTKPTLPQEGTPRKKVFIVIGINTAFSSRKRRDSVRETWMPQGEKLLQLEREKGIVIRFTIGHSATSNSILDRAIDSEDAQHKDFLRLEHVEGYHELSAKTKIYFSTAVAKWDADFYVKVDDDVHVNLGMLATTLARHRSKPRVYIGCMKSGPVLSQKSVKYHEPEYWKFGEEGNKYFRHATGQIYAISKDLATYISINQPILHKYANEDVSLGAWFIGLEAEHIDDRNMCCGTPPDCEWKAQAGNVCVASFDWSCSGICKSVEKIKFVHEKCGEGDGAVWSSLF
- the LOC133807134 gene encoding beta-1,3-galactosyltransferase 7-like isoform X3; protein product: MKGRSSGRISAKWIPFVCMSSFFLGVLITISSSRVWTPPESNNQLISSRRHEQELQVVTEDCATKKKPVQEKDVMNEIYKTHKSIQSLDKQMAMIQMELAATRSSREMGLSEGSDTKPTLPQEGTPRKKVFIVIGINTAFSSRKRRDSVRETWMPQGEKLLQLEREKGIVIRFTIGHSATSNSILDRAIDSEDAQHKDFLRLEHVEGYHELSAKTKIYFSTAVAKWDADFYVKVDDDVHVNLGMLATTLARHRSKPRVYIGCMKSGPVLSQKSVKYHEPEYWKFGEEGNKYFRHATGQIYAISKDLATYISINQPILHKYANEDVSLGAWFIGLEAEHIDDRNMCCGTPPDCEWKAQAGNVCVASFDWSCSGICKSVEKIKFVHEKCGEGDGAVWSSLF
- the LOC133807134 gene encoding beta-1,3-galactosyltransferase 7-like isoform X2; translated protein: MKGRSSGRISAKWIPFVCMSSFFLGVLITISSSRVWTPPESNNQLISSRRHEQELQVVTEDCATKKPVQEKDVMNEIYKTHKSIHRVRSLDKQMAMIQMELAATRSSREMGLSEGSDTKPTLPQEGTPRKKVFIVIGINTAFSSRKRRDSVRETWMPQGEKLLQLEREKGIVIRFTIGHSATSNSILDRAIDSEDAQHKDFLRLEHVEGYHELSAKTKIYFSTAVAKWDADFYVKVDDDVHVNLGMLATTLARHRSKPRVYIGCMKSGPVLSQKSVKYHEPEYWKFGEEGNKYFRHATGQIYAISKDLATYISINQPILHKYANEDVSLGAWFIGLEAEHIDDRNMCCGTPPDCEWKAQAGNVCVASFDWSCSGICKSVEKIKFVHEKCGEGDGAVWSSLF
- the LOC133807134 gene encoding beta-1,3-galactosyltransferase 7-like isoform X4 — its product is MKGRSSGRISAKWIPFVCMSSFFLGVLITIRVWTPPESNNQLISSRRHEQELQVVTEDCATKKKPVQEKDVMNEIYKTHKSIHRVRSLDKQMAMIQMELAATRSSREMGLSEGSDTKPTLPQEGTPRKKVFIVIGINTAFSSRKRRDSVRETWMPQGEKLLQLEREKGIVIRFTIGHSATSNSILDRAIDSEDAQHKDFLRLEHVEGYHELSAKTKIYFSTAVAKWDADFYVKVDDDVHVNLGMLATTLARHRSKPRVYIGCMKSGPVLSQKSVKYHEPEYWKFGEEGNKYFRHATGQIYAISKDLATYISINQPILHKYANEDVSLGAWFIGLEAEHIDDRNMCCGTPPDCEWKAQAGNVCVASFDWSCSGICKSVEKIKFVHEKCGEGDGAVWSSLF